TTGTGTGTGTATTAGAGAAAAGAAAGTAGAATAAGCCACAGATTCTACTCTGTACTCAAACAAGTTGAAGTTCTAATGAAATCAAgtggtgtttcaaaaaaaaaagccacAGATTCAGCAAACTTGTTCACGTAAAGACAGAAAAAAGTAATGAAACAAAAGCCACCTATGTTTTCACTTACTCATAGACTTTTTGTTGTGATTAGGAAGCCAATAGTCTTCTTTCTCAATCAGTTGGAGGGAAAGAAAAAGTACATATACTATAAAGTCACAAACTATAAAGGGAATACATACAATAAAATAGTCTGTCCCAAACCAGCAGATTATTTTCTAATAAGTTCTAGCCAACTGAGGATTTGATTTGAAAGTTGATTCTGTTATGAAAACTGAGAGTTCATGCCTCATCGTATTGGTTGATTTGGTATATCTTAATAGTGCTGTTTATATACTTGTTTGAATGGTCTTTATGATAATGATTCTACACATTGTTAGCGGATAAAATCGAAATACTCTTACAGCAAAATTTTAAAGATGTAAGCTGACTTTgtcaaaaataaatagttttatttttctctaaaaatatTGTATAGGCAAAGAGaaaatttatcttatatatatatagctttcgTGCATATCAAGGAACCTTTGAATCCAATATGGCATGTAATCTATATTGTAAAGGCTACAAGTTACAAGTCCTTAGCTATAACACCATTTCAAATTAGGGGATAAACAAAtactttaattataaaatatggaaactgatttggttatatatatatactgtataCATTTTGTAGAAGTACATATCAAACATGGTATACACAAAGACTAATCCCCAGTACTTATTAAACCATTGGAAACAGTCAATGGCCGGGATCCATTCAACTAACCATATTCTATCAAAAGGAAAGAATAAGAACTCACACACATATACAATATACACATCTTTCATGCACCGTATAAGAATCGAAACCTCTGTATCTAATACATTAGACAAGGGTTCTTACAAGCCTTCCCTCGTTTTCTGGCAGTTGTGAGTTTCCAGACTTCTCGGATTTTAAAGGCTGCCTTGACCTTACACCACCTGCCTCTTGGAGATCCCACATTAATGTTAACATCGTACGTTCCAGCTTCTTCCGTGCCAGACACGCTAACACAAAAACTTTTCAATTGTTGCTCCACATCCGCTGCACCAGCCGACCAGTTCAAGGGAAAGTCATGATGTTGATGATAAGCAAAAATATTCCCGTCATTCTCGATACAATCCCTTGTCTCTACAGTTTGTGATTCACTGTACACCGGATCGTGTTCACCAGCCCTGAAGCTGTTTCTTTGCATGAACTTTCCGTCCATATGAAACGACGTCGTAGCTGGTGAGTTATCAAAATTCATCACCATCTCTGGTTGGACCGTGGAGGTTGGAGCAGTGAAGTAAAAAGAGCTCAAAGAGTCTATTGGAATTGAAACTCCTAAATatccgaaaagaaaaaaaaaaaacatcattattaatttttttgatcaaaaacatCGTTATTAGTTAAGTCAAGTTATTTACATACCAAAAGGGCTTTACAAGACtatgacaaaaattaaatatatataccttGAAAGTTGTTGTGCTGCACTCCAGGATTCTGCGTGCATTGCAAGGACCTAAACTGGCTAAGGTTTTGATACGCTTCACGCTTCAGCTCGTCCAGCTGATAAGCTGGTAGCTGATCGGGGCTTCCAAACGTGCCGTCACTGAAGTACACTTTGATCACTTCATAGACTGAGTTAAAAATAAGCGACACGCCAAGAGCGGTTGTGTTGTAGATGTAACACTCGGCTTCGTCCAAAACGCATTCCATCGCATGGGATACAATTACTTCTTCATAAGTTCTCTTTGAGATCCCTCCACCAAGTAGCTGTTAGAAAAGAACAACTTAGGTTAGGTTTATTtacttcaaatatttatttgaattattttaggTTTATAATCAATCTTACGTTGTATAGCGCCTCTGGATCTACCGTATACCAACGACGAAAATCCTTAACGGTAAAAATCTTCCGTTCAGCCAAACGCTTCGCTGAAACGCCAGCTAATTTCTCCAGCCTCCAAACCTCGTCGCCAGGGTACGGAGGATGATGTTTTTTATAAGCTGCATAACCAAAAatgtagaaaataaaaactattgatCATTGAGAAATACTAGCACTAGAACACTTTTTcttctaaatattattaattaaaaaatattatttttatttattttttacttgagttttggtttagtaattagtatttataataatattttgggaGTAAAATTAGGGTTAAAttattaccataattttttaaggtttaaattaattaatcattttatttttaaattattgttagttTTAAGATTTTTCTCTTGGTaaactattttgtgacaaatatattttttgtgctATCTAAGtgatttgttttgatattttaccctaaacACATTAACCGTTTCAGACAGCTAAGTATACTTACATTCTCCACGTTGGTCTTTAACTTTAAAGGCTTCACTTCTCGCCTCCACGGCACCACCACCGGTTAGTTTAGCACCTAACCGGAACTTCTTACTCCTAGTCCAGCTCGAATTATCCGAGAAAGTAACAACTCCGGTGATCACTCCGACGCCGTCTTTAAGCGTCACCGTTAAATCTCCGGTGAGTAACGGACGTTTCCCTTCGCGTTGCTTTTCAATATACCCTTTGAATACGTCAACGGTCCAGCTTTCCTCCGTGAAGTCAGCGTTCAGCGGCACTATTTCGACCTGAGAAGACGAGAGCGGTCCCGCCACGACTCGATAGTTCGTGGCTGTATCCACGAGCTCGAACGCTACGGGAGAACGGTCCCTAGCTTCGATTTTGGCCCCCGTGA
The Brassica napus cultivar Da-Ae unplaced genomic scaffold, Da-Ae ScsIHWf_2397;HRSCAF=3098, whole genome shotgun sequence DNA segment above includes these coding regions:
- the LOC125600805 gene encoding calmodulin-binding protein 60 G-like — protein: MKMQHTHFHGASVYNGLKPHKLTFKKAVKKVMRDRLTNQFMVEMENRLRKIVREELDRVIQPHLSSSWSPTERSRSETPSSRSRYKLRFINAPPSTIFTGAKIEARDRSPVAFELVDTATNYRVVAGPLSSSQVEIVPLNADFTEESWTVDVFKGYIEKQREGKRPLLTGDLTVTLKDGVGVITGVVTFSDNSSWTRSKKFRLGAKLTGGGAVEARSEAFKVKDQRGESYKKHHPPYPGDEVWRLEKLAGVSAKRLAERKIFTVKDFRRWYTVDPEALYNLLGGGISKRTYEEVIVSHAMECVLDEAECYIYNTTALGVSLIFNSVYEVIKVYFSDGTFGSPDQLPAYQLDELKREAYQNLSQFRSLQCTQNPGVQHNNFQGVSIPIDSLSSFYFTAPTSTVQPEMVMNFDNSPATTSFHMDGKFMQRNSFRAGEHDPVYSESQTVETRDCIENDGNIFAYHQHHDFPLNWSAGAADVEQQLKSFCVSVSGTEEAGTYDVNINVGSPRGRWCKVKAAFKIREVWKLTTARKRGKACKNPCLMY